DNA from Polycladomyces zharkentensis:
ACCGGCGGCAGCACGATTACGCAACAGGTCGTCAAGAACACCATTTTGCAAGACCAGTCGCAAACCCATGAACGCAAGGCACGGGAAATCTTCATCGCCTTGCGCATGGAAAAGATGTTCAGCAAAAAGGACATTCTGAACGCGTATCTGAACAGCACATACTACGGAAAAGATCCCAACGGCCGCAACATGTTGGGAGTGGAAGCTGCGGCTAAGGGAATCTTTGACGTCAGCGCCAAGGATCTCAACTTGGCACAAGCCGCCTACATAGCGGGCATGGTCCAACGGCCCAACGCGTACAACCCGTTCTTCGCCGACGACGGCTCCACGCTGAAAGCGGGGAAAGAACGCATGAAGGTCGTGCTGGACCGGATGTTGAAAACCCACAAGATCACCAAACAGGAATACGATCAAGCGTTGGCGTTCAACCTGCAGGCCTCACTGGCCAAACCGAAGCCCAGCGCCTATGAGAAATACCGGTATGTGATGGACGCGGTCGAAAAACAAGCGGCCGAAGCGCTCATGAAGTTGGATGGTCGGGACCCGGTTGAGCTGAGAAAGCAGGGCAAGTATTGGGCCACGCTGGAAGAATACCGGAAACGCGTCCTGACGGGCGGATACCGTATCGAAACGACCCTGGACAAAAACCTGTTGGATACGATGGAACAAGCCACCGAGCGGATTCCGTTCGCTCCTCCGGCCGACATCCGGGTGAAGGAGGGACCCAAAGGCAACCGCAAGTGGGTGGTGAAAAAGAATCAACTGCAACAGGTCGGTGCCACGTTGATCGATGTGAAAACAGGGGCGTTGCTGGCATTCGTCGGCGGACGGGAGACCAAAGTGAATCACGCGCTGGACTATCCCCGCCAACCCGGTTCTACGATGAAACCCTTGTTGGATTACGGACCGGCGCTTGATCTCGGTCTGATCACACCGGAAACGAAGATCAAGGACGAAGAGCTGAAAGCCGCAGACGGTACGGGTAAAACCTATCGCAATGCCAGCAAAAAATATGCGGGAGACGTGACGGCTCGCGAAGCATTGGCCAAATCGCTCAACATCCCGGCCATCAAAGTGTTCCGGATGGTGGGCAAGGAGCGCGCCTTCAGCTACCTGGAGAAAATGGGCTTCCGTTTCCATCCGTACGACGGGGAAGCTTCCGCCATCGGCGGACTTACCTACGGTTTCACAGTACAGCGCATGACTTCGGGATATGCGGCCCTGGCCAATCAAGGCAAATTCAACGAACCGTACATGATTCAGAAAATCATCGACTCCACCGGGAAAGTGGTGTACGAACACAAACCAAACCCGGTACAGGTTTACTCTCCGCGTGCCGCTTACGCCACCACTGACATGTTGCGCGATGTGATCAAAAACGGCACGGGAAAACTGATCGGTCAACGAATCCGCGGTTATGACATCGCAGGCAAATCGGGAACCACACAAAATCAGTACGACGTGTGGTTTATCGGCTATTCCCCCCGTGTGGCGCTGGGCGTATGGGTCGGATAC
Protein-coding regions in this window:
- a CDS encoding transglycosylase domain-containing protein; this translates as MEHRDSPSSPAAKKQSLGFRIFKGFLYTLFFTLVLVLTLSVGAAGVVAGYVASLVKDQPVLSKADFEKKLTGWSQNSQAFFRDGQLIGQLRGDENRKLVTAEQVSPYLIKAFIATEDQEFYQHHGVVPKALFRAALQQVMHSSVTTGGSTITQQVVKNTILQDQSQTHERKAREIFIALRMEKMFSKKDILNAYLNSTYYGKDPNGRNMLGVEAAAKGIFDVSAKDLNLAQAAYIAGMVQRPNAYNPFFADDGSTLKAGKERMKVVLDRMLKTHKITKQEYDQALAFNLQASLAKPKPSAYEKYRYVMDAVEKQAAEALMKLDGRDPVELRKQGKYWATLEEYRKRVLTGGYRIETTLDKNLLDTMEQATERIPFAPPADIRVKEGPKGNRKWVVKKNQLQQVGATLIDVKTGALLAFVGGRETKVNHALDYPRQPGSTMKPLLDYGPALDLGLITPETKIKDEELKAADGTGKTYRNASKKYAGDVTAREALAKSLNIPAIKVFRMVGKERAFSYLEKMGFRFHPYDGEASAIGGLTYGFTVQRMTSGYAALANQGKFNEPYMIQKIIDSTGKVVYEHKPNPVQVYSPRAAYATTDMLRDVIKNGTGKLIGQRIRGYDIAGKSGTTQNQYDVWFIGYSPRVALGVWVGYDYNKKMYNDTVAKEAWATYFKAIMQADPNLQPKGERFAALGLPFII